The genomic window GGAGCGGCCAAAGTTGATTATTTGTGGCGCTTCTGCTTATTCACGCGATTATAATTATGCACGTTTCCGTGAAATAGCAGATAAGGTTGACGCTCTGCTCATGTGCGATATGGCGCATCCTGCCGGTTTAATAGCTACAGGACTTCTGAATGATCCTCTTCCGCATTGTCATATTGTTACATCAACAACCCATAAAACATTACGCGGCCCCCGTGGAGGAATTATTTTAATGGGAAAAGATTTTGAAAATTCCTTTGGACTGAAAACTGCGAAAGGCGAGGTTAGAATGATGTCTTCGCTAATTGACAGCGCCGTATTTCCGGGGATTCAGGGCGGTCCTTTGGAGCATGTGATAGCTTCAAAGGCAGTGGGATTTGGCGAGGCACTAACCGGAGAGTACCGCGATTACTGCAGGCAGGTTCAGAAAAATGCGCAGGCACTTGCAAACGCTTTTACCAGTAAGGGATTTAATATTGTTTCAGGAGGAACGGATAATCATTTAATGCTTATCGATCTTCGTTCCAAAAATATTTCAGGAAAGAAAGCGGAAAATACATTGGTGAAAGCAGATATCACTCTGAACAAAAACATGGTTCCTTTTGATGATAAAACAGCATTTGTAACATCCGGAATCCGGGTAGGAACGCCAGCGATTACTACCCGGGGCATGAAGGAAATGCACATGATGCCTATTGTGGAATGGATTGACCGTATTGTACTTGATCCCGATAATGAAAAGCTGATCTTGGATACCCGGAAGGAGGTAAATGAGTTTATGCAACAGTTCCCGCTGTATGGC from Chitinophagales bacterium includes these protein-coding regions:
- a CDS encoding serine hydroxymethyltransferase, whose protein sequence is MERDDLLFNLIGKELERQRHGIELIASENFVSLQVMEAMGSCLTNKYAEGYPGRRYYGGCEVVDEVEQLAIDRVKKLFGASYANVQPHSGAQANASVFLAVLRPGDTILGLDLSHGGHLTHGSPVNSSGKLYHPVFYGVEKETGRINMDQVERVAIQERPKLIICGASAYSRDYNYARFREIADKVDALLMCDMAHPAGLIATGLLNDPLPHCHIVTSTTHKTLRGPRGGIILMGKDFENSFGLKTAKGEVRMMSSLIDSAVFPGIQGGPLEHVIASKAVGFGEALTGEYRDYCRQVQKNAQALANAFTSKGFNIVSGGTDNHLMLIDLRSKNISGKKAENTLVKADITLNKNMVPFDDKTAFVTSGIRVGTPAITTRGMKEMHMMPIVEWIDRIVLDPDNEKLILDTRKEVNEFMQQFPLYGE